A single region of the Malus sylvestris chromosome 8, drMalSylv7.2, whole genome shotgun sequence genome encodes:
- the LOC126633544 gene encoding RING-H2 finger protein ATL38-like, with amino-acid sequence MKYNIHAVLLWILSFLLLSQLITAQTAAPSPPQANGSSSSKFDIKMVVVMVVLVLVFFILGFLSVYTRQCAQTRLHGRMVRNGSRMARGLDPAVIETFPAFIYSDVKALKLGQDALECAVCLQEFQDHETLRLIPKCDHVFHPDCIDTWLLSHSTCPVCRTYLVPKPGEEPYTWVDPTEEDIESGQPETGPCTAEAPSPPLPSHMPPRQVSVRMVEDQIKEEESPSPAPPVFINLVNGSEATNQRGPPRSRSTGFGPPRSRSTGMRFTGILFPRSHSTGHSLVQPGENVEKFTLRLPDEVRAQLVNSALIRSRSTNVAFPRAGSVRKGLRSESGRGKIPGLYERSDPSSRSNRSGRSSRWAFSLLPPFMSRNGSVRNQVGDNDVATVSAAGPSELNRAPLDNNGGDQRSTDALRPKDRV; translated from the coding sequence ATGAAATACAACATTCATGCCGTCTTGCTATGGATTCTCAGCTTCCTCCTGTTGTCGCAGCTGATCACAGCCCAAACCGCAGCGCCTTCTCCGCCGCAAGCCAACGGCTCAAGCTCGTCGAAATTCGACAtcaagatggtggtggtgatggtggttctCGTACTTGTATTCTTCATCTTGGGCTTCCTCTCCGTCTACACCCGTCAGTGCGCCCAGACCCGCCTCCACGGGCGCATGGTTCGAAACGGTTCCCGCATGGCGCGTGGCCTTGACCCCGCCGTCATCGAAACCTTCCCCGCCTTCATATACTCCGATGTCAAGGCGCTCAAGCTCGGGCAGGACGCTCTTGAATGTGCCGTATGTTTACAGGAGTTTCAAGACCATGAAACGCTGCGTTTGATCCCCAAGTGCGATCACGTATTCCACCCTGATTGTATTGACACGTGGCTGCTCTCTCACTCGACTTGCCCGGTTTGCCGGACTTACCTGGTTCCTAAACCCGGAGAAGAGCCATACACTTGGGTTGATCCGACTGAAGAGGATATCGAGTCGGGCCAACCTGAGACTGGGCCCTGTACGGCAGAAGCACCCTCACCTCCACTACCGTCGCATATGCCACCCCGCCAAGTGTCAGTTCGGATGGTAGAAGATCAAATCAAAGAGGAGGAATCTCCATCTCCAGCACCTCCAGTGTTTATCAATTTGGTGAATGGAAGTGAGGCAACCAATCAAAGAGGCCCACCTCGGTCTAGGTCAACGGGTTTTGGACCGCCTCGGTCGAGATCAACGGGGATGCGGTTCACCGGGATATTATTTCCACGATCACATTCGACCGGACACTCGCTGGTTCAACCGGGTGAGAACGTCGAAAAGTTTACACTAAGATTACCGGACGAGGTACGGGCTCAACTTGTGAATTCAGCCTTGATTCGTAGCAGGAGTACCAACGTGGCATTCCCAAGGGCCGGCAGTGTGAGAAAAGGTTTAAGAAGTGAGAGTGGGCGTGGAAAAATCCCCGGTTTGTATGAACGGTCTGACCCAAGTTCGCGTTCGAACCGGTCGGGGCGATCGAGCCGCTGGGCTTTCTCATTGTTGCCGCCTTTTATGTCTCGGAACGGGTCCGTTAGGAACCAAGTTGGTGATAACGACGTCGCAACTGTGTCGGCAGCCGGGCCATCCGAATTGAATAGAGCACCGTTGGACAATAATGGTGGCGATCAACGATCAACTGATGCCTTGCGGCCGAAGGATCGTGTTTAA